A stretch of DNA from Bacillota bacterium:
CTCGGGTAGGAGCGACCGGATGTCTCCCTCTGGCACGTCACAGGCGGGGAGGGAATATGCTCTCCGTCCCGGCGAACTCAGCTCGAATATGAGAGGTTCCGGGCCTTTCATGCGCATCCCTCCAGTACTTTGGCCAGGGCGTCGATCTGGGCCCTGCTCCGCTTCTCGGTGACCGCCACCAAGAGGCAGTCCTCCAGTTCCGGATAGAAGCGGCCCAGGGCCACGCCCGGCAGGATACCCCTCGCTGTCCCCCGCTTCACCAGTTCGGCGGGCGGGCAGGGGCAGCGCACGGCGAACTCCATGAAGAAGGGCGCCCCGAAGGCCGGCGCAAACCCGGGGACGGCTGCGACGGCATCCCGGGCGTAGTGCGCCTTCTTCAGGCACAGTTCGGCCACCTCGCGGATGCCGCGCTTCCCCATCATGGCCAGGTATACGGTGGCCGCCAGGGCGTTGAGGGCCTCGTTGGAGCAGATGTTGGAGGTGGCCTTCTCCCGCCGGATGTGCTGCTCGCGGGTCTGCAGGGTGAGCACGAACCCCCGCTGCCCGCGGGAGTCCACGGTGGCGCCCACGACCCGTCCCGGCAGCCGCCGCACCAGCTTCTCGGTGACGGCGAAGTAGCCGAAGGTGGGTCCCCCGAAGGAGGGGACGTTGCCCAGCGCCTGCCCATCACCCACCGCCATGTCCGCCCCGTAGCTGCCGGGCGGAGCCAAAAGGCCCAGGCTGATGGGGGAAGTGGCCACCACGAAGAGGCCGCCCCGGCCGTGGATGGCTCGTGCCATGTCGGCGACCGGCTCCAGGCAGCCGAAGAAGTTGGGATGCTGCACCAGCAGGCACGCGGGCTCGTCGCCGGAAGCGCGTTCGCCACTTGCGGCGCGTTCACCGGCCAGGACCCGTTCCAGGGCCTCCCGGTCGGTGACGCCGTCCCGGTAGGGCACCTCTGTCACCTTCAGGTCGGCCCCGGCGGCATAGGTGTGCAGCACCCGCCGGTACTCGGGGTGCACCGTGGATGACACCACGATGTGGCGCCGGCCCGTGGTGCTGCAGGAGATCAGCCCCGCCTCCGCCAGGGCAGTGGCCCCGTCGTAGTGGGAGGCCTGGGAGACGTCCATCCCCGTGAGTTCGCAGATCATGGTCTGGTATTCGAAGATGGACTGCAGCACCGCCTGGCTGACCTCGGGCTGGTACGGCGTGTAGGCGGT
This window harbors:
- the gcvPA gene encoding aminomethyl-transferring glycine dehydrogenase subunit GcvPA; translation: MDFIPNTDRNREAMLRAIGVGSPEELFADIPPEARLDRPLRLPEPMAELELQQHMLELSDKNAHLGRLVCFAGAGMYDHYIPAVVDHVISRSEFYTAYTPYQPEVSQAVLQSIFEYQTMICELTGMDVSQASHYDGATALAEAGLISCSTTGRRHIVVSSTVHPEYRRVLHTYAAGADLKVTEVPYRDGVTDREALERVLAGERAASGERASGDEPACLLVQHPNFFGCLEPVADMARAIHGRGGLFVVATSPISLGLLAPPGSYGADMAVGDGQALGNVPSFGGPTFGYFAVTEKLVRRLPGRVVGATVDSRGQRGFVLTLQTREQHIRREKATSNICSNEALNALAATVYLAMMGKRGIREVAELCLKKAHYARDAVAAVPGFAPAFGAPFFMEFAVRCPCPPAELVKRGTARGILPGVALGRFYPELEDCLLVAVTEKRSRAQIDALAKVLEGCA